In Microvenator marinus, one genomic interval encodes:
- a CDS encoding Ig-like domain-containing protein, which translates to MKILLVSILLFLAPALGFACEAGFCVKSTVPADAATDVPIDSKIFVYFDTTPGFAEPQAGLALVEVDSQQGVLASVEVFEGNNPYSEVSNKVAVIEPLTTLSPNMEYQVVFGEGSVCGDANFSFTTGAAAAAEPIFAGATALTAQCRRAPMEFNSCDDDSAYPRVGFSIEAEAAENVAGYRVYRSGFDGVALVPELPARAELLPGDVRPEECFVVKAVGLQGTEIGDAEVCVTTDAVCDDSTEEDMGISDMGVSDMGVSDMGTTDMGTTDMGTTDMGTTDMGIADMGDDLASDIRADMGTTVLGGDEGCGCRSGGSGGSEGFGPWLLIAIGAFLYRRRNSAT; encoded by the coding sequence GTGAAAATATTACTTGTTTCAATATTGCTCTTCTTGGCTCCAGCACTGGGTTTTGCGTGCGAGGCTGGATTCTGTGTGAAGTCCACCGTCCCGGCCGACGCGGCCACAGATGTTCCGATCGATTCCAAGATCTTCGTCTACTTCGACACCACGCCAGGGTTCGCCGAGCCCCAGGCAGGGCTTGCGTTGGTAGAAGTCGACTCTCAGCAAGGCGTCTTGGCGTCGGTCGAGGTCTTCGAGGGCAACAACCCGTACAGCGAAGTCAGCAATAAGGTTGCGGTGATCGAGCCGTTGACGACCCTTTCGCCGAACATGGAGTACCAGGTGGTGTTTGGTGAGGGCTCGGTGTGTGGCGATGCGAACTTCAGCTTCACTACTGGAGCGGCCGCGGCTGCCGAGCCGATATTTGCGGGAGCTACGGCTCTGACCGCTCAATGCAGACGAGCACCAATGGAGTTCAACAGCTGCGATGATGATAGCGCGTATCCTCGAGTAGGGTTCAGCATTGAGGCCGAAGCTGCCGAGAACGTTGCTGGCTACAGGGTCTATCGTTCGGGGTTTGACGGTGTGGCGCTCGTGCCTGAGTTACCTGCGCGAGCCGAGCTCTTGCCGGGGGATGTCCGGCCGGAGGAGTGTTTTGTGGTCAAGGCGGTGGGGCTTCAGGGTACGGAGATTGGCGATGCGGAGGTCTGCGTGACCACCGACGCCGTGTGTGATGACTCTACTGAAGAAGATATGGGGATTTCGGACATGGGCGTCTCGGATATGGGCGTCTCGGATATGGGGACCACGGATATGGGGACCACGGATATGGGGACCACGGATATGGGGACCACGGATATGGGCATTGCGGATATGGGGGATGATTTGGCCAGCGATATCAGGGCTGATATGGGGACAACTGTTTTGGGAGGCGATGAAGGATGTGGGTGTCGGTCAGGGGGCTCCGGTGGCTCAGAGGGGTTCGGGCCTTGGCTTTTGATCGCTATTGGCGCCTTTTTATATCGCCGCAGAAACTCCGCCACATGA
- a CDS encoding TenA family protein: protein MRISEKLRELHAPTRAACESHPFVLGMADGTLPLEYFARWVAQDWLYLQGYLQIVQRAADLATDNDTRARWLEMVRLTRDVELDLHRGLAREVGLSEDDLAQTAPYPATTRYLQALAAANTYHEVVATLTPCAVGYAEIAKKLGAMPKSPVPRYAEWIATYLDPAFQEVVPWLEAELDICSDGHEEAVSKAYAAAVQLELDFWDALYEKP from the coding sequence GTGCGCATTTCGGAAAAACTACGCGAACTGCACGCTCCGACGCGTGCGGCGTGCGAGTCGCATCCGTTTGTGCTCGGGATGGCTGACGGGACCCTGCCGCTCGAGTATTTTGCGCGATGGGTCGCGCAGGACTGGCTCTACCTACAAGGCTACCTTCAGATTGTTCAGCGCGCGGCGGATCTGGCAACCGATAACGATACCAGGGCGCGCTGGCTCGAAATGGTGAGGCTGACGCGCGATGTGGAGCTCGACCTCCATCGTGGGCTTGCGCGTGAAGTCGGGCTTAGTGAGGACGACCTCGCTCAGACTGCCCCGTACCCCGCGACAACCCGATACTTGCAGGCCCTCGCCGCCGCCAACACTTACCACGAAGTTGTCGCCACGCTGACCCCGTGCGCTGTGGGTTATGCCGAAATCGCAAAGAAACTTGGCGCCATGCCGAAGTCGCCCGTGCCTCGATACGCGGAGTGGATTGCAACCTACTTAGACCCCGCGTTTCAGGAAGTTGTGCCGTGGTTGGAGGCGGAACTCGACATCTGCTCTGACGGGCATGAAGAGGCCGTGTCCAAAGCCTATGCCGCCGCCGTTCAGCTCGAGCTCGACTTCTGGGACGCCCTCTACGAGAAACCATGA
- a CDS encoding class I SAM-dependent DNA methyltransferase, producing the protein MNDSFNLFANDYDGWFAENQDLLESEVRLIAHIWPEERPAKVLSVGCGTGLFETILKRNNIVIEHGIEPAEGMAAIARTRGMSVDIGTAETADFGEAEYDLLLFNGSTSYVKDLELVFKRAFRALRPGGYLLVVDVPRESGFGVLYCLAAELGTWDHPLLAGVAPKDPYPMPFVKAATWHTTAERISAYEAAGFEVLSTAQTLTTHPGRAGESVENPRDGHESGDYVAILGKKAS; encoded by the coding sequence ATGAACGACTCATTCAATTTATTCGCCAACGACTACGACGGATGGTTCGCTGAAAATCAGGACCTGCTTGAAAGTGAGGTTCGCCTGATCGCCCATATCTGGCCTGAGGAAAGACCCGCTAAGGTTCTTTCAGTGGGCTGCGGAACCGGACTCTTTGAAACCATCCTGAAGCGCAACAATATCGTGATCGAGCACGGCATCGAGCCCGCTGAAGGCATGGCTGCAATCGCCCGAACCCGCGGTATGAGCGTGGATATCGGGACCGCAGAAACAGCCGATTTCGGCGAAGCAGAGTACGACCTCTTGCTCTTCAACGGCTCCACGTCTTACGTCAAAGACCTCGAACTCGTCTTCAAACGAGCGTTTCGGGCCCTGCGCCCGGGCGGCTATCTCCTCGTCGTCGACGTCCCACGCGAGAGCGGTTTCGGCGTTCTCTACTGCCTCGCCGCCGAGCTCGGAACCTGGGACCACCCCTTGTTGGCTGGTGTTGCGCCCAAAGATCCGTACCCGATGCCCTTCGTAAAGGCCGCCACCTGGCACACGACCGCCGAGCGCATCTCGGCTTATGAGGCTGCCGGGTTTGAGGTGTTGAGTACCGCTCAAACACTCACTACGCATCCTGGTCGAGCCGGAGAGAGCGTGGAGAACCCACGCGACGGGCATGAATCGGGCGATTACGTGGCCATCCTTGGGAAAAAGGCCAGCTAG